The stretch of DNA GCGCGGAAGGCTTCTTGCAGTCGGCGTGTGACTAGACCCGGCTGACCATTACCAATTCTCTGGCCGTTTACCCGGATGATGGGCGTGACTTCTCCGGTAGTGCAGGCAAGAAACATTTCATCCAGGTCGAGGACCCTAGTTTCAGGAATCGGAGTTTCAGAGACTTGAACGCCAAGGCGACTGCAGAGCTTCAGCACGATCTCGCGGGTGATGCCTGGCAGGACGTTATGGTCCAAGGGGTGCGTGACCACTGTTCCGCGGATCACGCCAAAGATCGTCGAGTGGCTACCCTCGGTTACCAATCCTTCCCGCACGAATATGGCCTCGGCTGCTCCAGCCTCGGTTGCCTGCTGTCGAGCCAAGACGTTGGGAAGAAGGCCCAGCCACTTGATATCACACCGCGTCCACCGGGAATCCGGTACGGTGATGGCTGCGATTCCGTGTGCCATTTCATTGGTTGGCGGCACGAATCTGCTTACCTCGACATACACTGTTGGGATCAGCGGTGTGGCTGGGAAGCCGAGTATGCGCGGCCAGGTGCCGCGAGTCACTTGGACATAGACGAGTGCGTCGGAGTGCTCAAGGTCGTTCCGGACTGCAAGCTCTCTGATGATACCGGCCATGCTTGCGGTGTCCGAAAATGGAATCCGGAGAGCGTCAAGGCTGTGCCGGAAACGGGCGATGTGCTTCTCAGGTAGGAACAGCTTTCCTGAGTAGCTGCGGATTACCTCATACGCGCCGTCGGCAAAT from candidate division WOR-3 bacterium encodes:
- a CDS encoding aminotransferase class IV yields the protein MNLKAQWVYLRSEAYPDGVILKKGKVRISPDDRGFLFADGAYEVIRSYSGKLFLPEKHIARFRHSLDALRIPFSDTASMAGIIRELAVRNDLEHSDALVYVQVTRGTWPRILGFPATPLIPTVYVEVSRFVPPTNEMAHGIAAITVPDSRWTRCDIKWLGLLPNVLARQQATEAGAAEAIFVREGLVTEGSHSTIFGVIRGTVVTHPLDHNVLPGITREIVLKLCSRLGVQVSETPIPETRVLDLDEMFLACTTGEVTPIIRVNGQRIGNGQPGLVTRRLQEAFRAYVADVLALPNSH